From the genome of Gambusia affinis linkage group LG04, SWU_Gaff_1.0, whole genome shotgun sequence:
CTTAAAGTCCTGCGCGATCTCACGGACCAGCCGCTGGAAGGGCAACTTGCGGATCAGCAGCTCGGTGGATTTCTGGTAGCGGCGGATCTCCCGGAGAGCCACGGTACCGGGCCTGTAACGGTGGGGCTTCTTGACGCCGCCGGTGGCCGGAGCGCTTTTCCGGGCGGCCTTGGTGGCCAGCTGCTTCCTGGGGGCTTTGCCTCCGGTGGATTTCCTCGCGGTCTGCTTGGTTCTTGCcatattttaaactttctctGTACTCAGAGAGAAAATATGCAGCGGTTCGGAGCCTcgctgtttttaaaaaggaggaGCAGCTGGAAGGCGGAGTCGCTTTTTGAGTTTTCAGCTCCTGATTGGTGAGCAGATGCAGCTCCGCCTGCAGAACCGGCCTTCCGGGCTCTTTGGTGGCTGCTTATTGGAGAAAGCTCCTTTGAACAAGTCCGCGCAACTTTCCCTCCACGTTTTAGTGTCCATACCTTCTGGTTGGTCCGTCTGGAGGAATGGCTATAagtcacacagaaaaaaattaataaaaataaaagcagtaatttagttatgtaatttatttggGAACCAAATAGTTAGCatcctaaataaatatttgaaagcttaatatttacaatatataaTTGTATTTATAAAGTGCTTTCAAAGTCCTATATAAGCAAATGTGAAGTATTAAGTTATTTAACTCACAATACATGAATGGAAAATAAGTAATCAAGTCTTTTTACTGACCATACTCAAGACCAGATCCTACaaacttatttatttgaagaaaatatgtaCTCTATGTTGACTATAAGAGATGGAATGAGCTCTTATGCGTTGAAGTGTTGGCTCTTAAAAGAGCCTTTGTTTAGCTGATGTCTGTGAGGGATGGAGTTCACTTTTTGGCTGCTGCCTTCTTGACTTTGGGCTTAGCGGTCTTCTTCGCTGGAGCTTTCTTGACTGCTGCCTTCGTAGGGCTCTTAGTGGCCTTCTTGACCGCCTTCTTAGGGCTCTTCGCTGCCTTCTTGATGGCTGCTGGCTTCTTGGCCTTCTTAGGAGACTTCTTGGCAGCCGCAGGCTTCTTGGCTGCTACTTTCTTGGGTTTCTTGGCCGGCGCCGCTGCGGGTTTCTTGGCCGGCGCCACGGGCTTCTTAGCTTTAGCAACGGCTTTCTTCGTGGGCTTCTTCGCCTTGGTGTCGGCCTTACTGCCCATCTTGAAGGAGCCGGAGGCCCCGGTACCCTTGGTGTGGACCAGGGTTCCCTTGGTGAGCAGGCTCTTAATGGCGGTCCTGACTCGagctttgtttttgtccacATCGTATCCTCCGGCGGCCAGAGCCTTCTTGAGGGCGGCCGCCGACACGCCGCCTCGCTCTTTGGAAGCGGCCACGGTTTTCACGATCAGCTCGCCGACGCTGGGGCCGGTCTTCTTGGGCTTGGAGGCCTTCTTCTTGGCCGCTTTGGCCGGAGCGGCGACGGGCGGTGGAGCTGGAGCGACTTCTGCCATCTTATGTTTGCGATTCAACGACAGTCCGAGTAGAAATGAGAAACCCGGAGCAGCGCGCAGCACTTAAACACACCATGAGAACCATGGAGACTCAACCGTGTCCGGGGCTCCTCGCAGCAACAAGGACGgcttctctttgtgttttctcgGCGGCATAAAGCAACTGAAATCTCCATGATGGAGCTGCGCTGCGGACCGACAGTGAAGCGGCTCCGTACCGGACAAGTTTCTCTTCGTGTTCAGCTTCTGGAAATCTCCGAGGGTTTCTGCTCTTTGTTAGCAGAGCCTGAAAACTGCACCGATTCACGGCGGAACACGCTGATAATCGCTGTGTTTTCCGTCCTTTCTCCTCGTCAGATCCTAACATCCTTATCAAATACTGTCTGATCGCTTCCTAACATGTTCATGTAAAGCCTGAGAATTAAAACAACCAGCCGCTGAGTCTCATTTCGTCCTAAAATGAAGATATTGTAGCAGCAGCAAACACACTGATGATGGCGTCTCATGGTGTTGCCAGACTTCCTGGCAGTGATAATCAAAGTCAGATTTTCTGCTCTCAACCCctgaaattcatttaaaaaaaaacttctggatTATAACAGAGCTTGAACtgaatgaataaagtattttctacACTTTGTCAGTCTGCGCAGAGCTTTACAAAGTTAGTCTGAAACagagtatttgtgtttttagcttCCTTTGTGTGCctgaataaaatgtgacttCAATTGTTTTGCTTCTTAATTAGCTCTATTTTAATCTCTTTTCAAAATTATATTGccacattttttattacatcctgagagaaaaaaagatgggttttaattaaacatagaTTGGATGTAAGATTTTGCTCTTCAGTCCAAGTAAAATCGACAGCAAAACAACAGTTAAAGCATAGGAGGAAACAATATTAAGACCTTAAATAACTTTCTCCTTGGAGTTTTAGAACAGTTCTgcacttttctttaaatattgtttaaaaataaagcaatgtgCTTAAATATTCACATGGCAATTATAAGAAGAGCagagttgatgtttttaaaaattaggtTGCATTGGACTTTATTAACGGAGTAGTGAAGACACTTTTTCTTTGTTAGACACTTTCAAAAGCTTGTATCACTTTCCTTCTATTTCACAAATGTATAAtgcttttacataaaaacctagtgaacaagaataaatatttttaatattgtaatatGGCAAGAtgagaaaacattcaaagaggataaaaacatttcactctTTATGAATATGGGATCAAAACCATTGTTCtaagactttttttattgtaagaGCCCCAAGAAAAAAGGATTTCAGTAAACTTTCCCACTGATTAATATGTAATGTGTGTAAACGTCAGAACATTGCTGcttgctgtaaaataaattggtgtttttgaatttgaaaaccagaatgtacttttttaaagtaaaaccaggattgtttttttttctcatcacatCTTATAAAACCTATAcggaaaaacaaacttgaaagaATATCTTGAACAGAAGGTTaattttcattacatttatttttcattgagtTTTGAAATCATACGACATATCAATTATATTCCATAATTCcttttaagagagaaaaaagcacattttggaCATGAAagcttaaatttgtttttgcctgtttaataatgcaaaaacaaatttattaggtcacgtgattttattttagggaccgttttattttttagcaaaattaaagattttttttttaactaaatcaataaatgttttactttgagcTACAAGAAGGGACAACACTTTGGTTTTTACaaacgctttaaaaaaaaaccccaaaaaaacaagtgtttaaTATTGTAAGAAGACTTTTTTGTTTGACAGATTCTAAACTCCATGAAATTCTTTGAATTTAATAGTTGGAAGAAATTTGACATGTAGGTCAGTAGAGGCCATTTTGGGCTTAAAGTTTTTAGAAACACTTTAGCTGTTCACTTGAAACCCTATTTATTAAAATCCCTTTGCCATTTGGTAAAACCTATTGATTTTAGCTgggattaaaatttttattttcccatgtCAATGGGAAGCctaaacaatattttcatttaatagatctttaatgtatttgcaGATCTTTACTTTAgggaaaagcagaaataatcaacCCTGTTGTACTTGGTGTATTTTAATCCAGACACTTTTCTTTCCGTTTCATTATTCTAATCAAGAAATTCTCCAATGTGCCTTTTCCTACAATAcaagtttacatttcatgatggtttttaccattttttcttcactttattaaactgaaagctcataaaataattgtttcagaGCCTTAAAGTTTGTGCACATCATCAAAGATGACAAATATCACATTTCTTGACGATGTCTTATACGAGCTCAAACTTCCTCAGCGAATCAGATTAAAGTGTCAGGATCAGCGCTCTTCAGCCATTGTGAGTGGCTCTTAAAAGAGCCTTTGGTTTGTGTTACTTCCGCAGCGGAGAGTTTACTTGGAGCTGGTGTACTTGGTGACCGCCTTGGTGCCCTCAGACACGGCGTGCTTGGCCAGCTCGCCGGGCAGCAGGAGCCGCACAGCGGTCTGAATCTCCCTGGAGGTGATGGTGGAGCGCTTGTTGTAGTGAGCCAGACGAGAGGCCTCGGAGGCGATGCGCTCAAAAATGTCGTTAACGAACGAGTTCATGATGCTCATGGCCTTGGAAGAGATCCCGGTGTCAGGGTGAACCTGCTTCAGCACCTTGTACACGTAGATGGCGTAGCTCTCCTTCCTAGTCCTTCGCTTCTTCTTACCACCTTTGCTGGCCGTCTTGGTCACGGCTTTCTTAGAGCCCTTCTTGGGCGCAGACTTCGCTGGTTCAGGCATTTCTTCTCAGTCTAAGTAACTAATGAAACTGTCGGCCGGGAGACCGTTCTTATACACGGTGCATGTAAATTCAGCTGTGGCGTCCCTTcactgtgattggctgagtCGATCAGCGGGCATCCAATGAGAGGCGGAGGATCATTGGTTTGAAAATCCCCGCGCGCGCAAATTAACAACACACAGGACAAGTTAAAACCAGGGTGAAGAGGTGAAActgaattattacatttttaccGATGAAACTGAATCAACACAACACTGTTTGCTTTTCAGACAAGCTGAAGACATAATTTCATAGAAcaatagttaaaaaaattaattaatattgagatTCTGCCTGTCTTGGCACTGAATCAATTTAATATGTTCTAGTCATGTTCTGGagttttgtgaagaaaaaaaattccacttttattatacttttattaaacctttatttCACAAGGAGAATCCTGTGAAGATTAAAAATCACTTTGCAAGATAATCCTTGCTATTGCAGCAGCTCACAGAGGTAACAGAACACTcccagtaaaaacagaaaaagttaacaccgtcataaataaatcaattaaaagatTGCTCGGTTGAAACATTTACACGCAGAGCTGATGCCTTCTCAAAATCATTTATTGTCACAGCGGTTAATATGTtatatgttaaaacaaaatttgttttgtttgtttatttctctctttgaataaacaaaatgattttatttcttaaaggctcaatcaatcaactttatttatttataagggACCCTTTCTCACTAAAGGCATACTGGATGGATATTAAATGATATCAATAGTAatgatttctgttcattttttctGTACTTGTGCTTTTATGGTTTGTCCTTTAGTTTACCTTTTCTACgcactttttatattaaattgcactgaattgtagctcattaaactgtttaaacccgtattttaaaaagattagcAAAAAGATCATGCAGTGGCTGATTTAGGGCGACTGTGGCTCAGTGGGTAGAGTGGTTGTCTTGTGACCAGAAGGTTGTAagttcaattccagcttcctcagccaCATGTTGAGCTGCCCCGGGGTGGTGCACTTAGTGGCAAGTTGCCCCCTGACCTGCATGTCGGTGTGACCGTAGTGtgaagcgctttgagtggtcaacaTGACTAGCAAGGCACGACACAAGTTCAGTCCATTCACCCGTTTTTCTCTGATcaatcctgtttttctttttataccaaacataaaaaagctgatttaacaggtttggatttcttcaggttCCAGGATGTTAAATGAAGATTAGAGTTTAATCTGTACATAATATTAGATGATAATtgtaatcataatttaatactctgGACCACGAAGAAGCCCAAACTTGTTTTAtgtggtttgtttgttataagaaaaaaaacaagttttatcaaaaataacagttactgtGTGATATGTCTGTTAGtctttatttagaaatacagattcaagataatataagaaacttttttttaagtaccatttaacatgaaaaactgtagaaaaggtaaaaagaagaacaatccatgaaagtttgaaaacaaagaacttAATCAGAAATAATTTCCACTACAGGATGAAATCG
Proteins encoded in this window:
- the LOC122830235 gene encoding histone H1-like; its protein translation is MAEVAPAPPPVAAPAKAAKKKASKPKKTGPSVGELIVKTVAASKERGGVSAAALKKALAAGGYDVDKNKARVRTAIKSLLTKGTLVHTKGTGASGSFKMGSKADTKAKKPTKKAVAKAKKPVAPAKKPAAAPAKKPKKVAAKKPAAAKKSPKKAKKPAAIKKAAKSPKKAVKKATKSPTKAAVKKAPAKKTAKPKVKKAAAKK
- the LOC122830236 gene encoding histone H3; translation: MARTKQTARKSTGGKAPRKQLATKAARKSAPATGGVKKPHRYRPGTVALREIRRYQKSTELLIRKLPFQRLVREIAQDFKTDLRFQSSAVMALQEASEAYLVGLFEDTNLCAIHAKRVTIMPKDIQLARRIRGERA
- the LOC122830237 gene encoding histone H2B 1/2-like — translated: MPEPAKSAPKKGSKKAVTKTASKGGKKKRRTRKESYAIYVYKVLKQVHPDTGISSKAMSIMNSFVNDIFERIASEASRLAHYNKRSTITSREIQTAVRLLLPGELAKHAVSEGTKAVTKYTSSK